In Pyrus communis chromosome 1, drPyrComm1.1, whole genome shotgun sequence, the following are encoded in one genomic region:
- the LOC137744533 gene encoding uncharacterized protein, with protein sequence MSLQTSGEDISLQGQDLQRSVLLKLPPPQHKVYPNNLFQEMEEVYPNNLFQEMEVGAYLKKQSKLKLEEPEESEESEDSKESELRQSFQKLPPPLRKVYPKFALNKYISLQRQDSEKSGKQELDERKVLEDWEYNSPLSVLHGKLPRRSFGKLLPPPLHKVGTNLKEDVKVDKNCETIEDAEYRNDKWELLNHCQDDEEVQPASVHQNAKEDGKVDDEEVQPASVHQMQNAKEDVQVDDEEVQPASVHKNAKEDVKVDDEEVQPASVHQMQNAKEDFQVDDEEVQPASVHQNAKENVKVDDEEVQPASVHQMQNAKEDVQVDDEEVQPASVHKNAKEDVKVDDEEVQPASVHQMQNAKEDFQVDDEEVQPASVHQNAKENVKVDDEEVQPASVHQMQNAKEDVQVDDEEVQPASVHQNAKEDVKVDDENCENIDAEHRNDIDHEMIIEVWKN encoded by the coding sequence ATGTCTCTGCAAACTTCCGGTGAAGACATCTCTCTGCAGGGGCAGGATTTACAGAGAAGTGTATTGTTGAAACTACCTCCTCCACAACACAAGGTGTATCCAAATAATTTGTTTCAGGAGATGGAGGAGGTGTATCCAAATAATTTGTTTCAGGAGATGGAGGTTGGGGCTTACCTCAAGAAGCAGAGCAAACTGAAGCTTGAGGAGCCGGAGGAGTCAGAGGAGTCAGAGGACTCGAAGGAGTCGGAGCTTAGGCAATCATTCCAAAAGTTACCTCCCCCGCTGCGCAAGGTGTATCCCAAATTTGCTTTAAATAAGTACATCTCTCTGCAGAGACAGGATTCGGAGAAGAGTGGCAAACAGGAGCTTGACGAAAGGAAGGTGCTGGAGGACTGGGAATATAATTCACCTCTCTCGGTTTTGCATGGGAAGTTGCCGAGGCGATCCTTTGGGAAATTACTACCTCCCCCGCTGCACAAAGTAGGAACAAACCTGAAGGAAGATGTTAAGGTCGACAAGAATTGCGAGACTATTGAGGATGCTGAGTATAGAAATGACAAGTGGGAACTGCTTAATCACTGCCAAGATGATGAGGAGGTCCAGCCGGCATCTGTTCACCAGAATGCCAAGGAAGATGGTAAGGTCGATGATGAGGAGGTCCAGCCGGCATCTGTTCACCAAATGCAGAATGCCAAGGAAGATGTTCAGGTTGATGATGAGGAGGTCCAGCCGGCATCTGTTCACAAGAATGCCAAGGAAGATGTTAAGGTCGATGATGAGGAGGTCCAGCCGGCATCGGTTCACCAAATGCAGAATGCCAAGGAAGATTTTCAGGTTGATGATGAGGAGGTCCAGCCGGCATCTGTTCACCAGAATGCCAAGGAAAATGTTAAGGTCGATGATGAGGAGGTCCAGCCGGCATCTGTTCACCAAATGCAGAATGCCAAGGAAGATGTTCAGGTTGATGATGAGGAGGTCCAGCCGGCATCTGTTCACAAGAATGCCAAGGAAGATGTTAAGGTCGATGATGAGGAGGTCCAGCCGGCATCGGTTCACCAAATGCAGAATGCCAAGGAAGATTTTCAGGTTGATGATGAGGAGGTCCAGCCGGCATCTGTTCACCAGAATGCCAAGGAAAATGTTAAGGTCGATGATGAGGAGGTCCAGCCGGCATCTGTTCACCAAATGCAGAATGCCAAGGAAGATGTTCAGGTTGATGATGAGGAGGTCCAGCCGGCATCTGTTCACCAGAATGCCAAGGAAGATGTTAAGGTGGATGACGAGAATTGCGAAAATATTGATGCTGAGCATAGAAATGACATCGACCATGAGATGATTATCGAGGTGTGGAAGAATTGA
- the LOC137718374 gene encoding B-box zinc finger protein 21-like has product MKIQCDVCNKDDASVFCTADEAALCDACDHRVHHANKLASKHHRFSLVHPSSKEFPVCDICQERRAFLFCQQDRAILCRECDLPIHNANEHTLKHNRYLLTGIKLSATSALYKSSPPRPTVATASSETAATDLKKHQPSTKKSVSAASPAISNPNPPPMSVKNSTSTAAIDKGGGNLVGATSTISEYLIETLPGWHVEDFLDFSNAPFGFSKADNDMMLSFSEAYPESNLNSFSSENMGMWVRQASQAPPYQYSHMGGGFVGFEETKQGTNMKASNRMWMDDGFTVPQISPPSVGSKSFRPF; this is encoded by the exons ATGAAGATCCAGTGTGATGTGTGTAACAAGGACGACGCCTCGGTGTTCTGCACTGCCGACGAGGCCGCGCTCTGCGACGCTTGCGACCACCGTGTCCACCACGCCAATAAGCTCGCTTCCAAGCACCACCGTTTCTCTCTCGTCCACCCCTCGTCTAAGGAGTTCCCCGTCTGCGATATCTGTCAG GAGAGAAGAGCCTTCTTGTTTTGCCAGCAGGACAGAGCGATTCTGTGCAGAGAGTGCGACCTTCCAATTCACAACGCCAACGAGCACACCCTGAAGCACAACCGATATCTTCTTACAGGTATTAAGCTCTCCGCCACCTCCGCCCTCTACAAATCTTCGCCGCCGCGGCCAACTGTAGCAACTGCTAGTTCTGAAACCGCCGCTACCGATCTCAAAAAGCATCAACCTTCAACCAAGAAATCTGTTTCCGCCGCCTCTCCTGCAATTTCAAATCCAAACCCACCTCCTATGTCTGTCAAGAATTCAACTTCAACCGCTGCAATCGACAAAGGCGGTGGAAATTTGGTGGGTGCGACTAGTACCATATCCGAGTACTTGATAGAGACGCTTCCGGGCTGGCACGTTGAGGACTTTCTTGATTTTTCTAATGCCCCGTTTGGTTTCTCTAAG GCCGACAATGATATGATGCTGTCGTTTTCGGAAGCCTATCCGGAAAGCAATCTGAACTCTTTCTCGTCGGAAAATATGGGGATGTGGGTCCGACAGGCATCACAAGCTCCTCCGTATCAATATTCACATATGGGCGGTGGGTTCGTTGGCTTCGAAGAGACAAAGCAGGGTACAAACATGAAAGCCAGCAACAGAATGTGGATGGATGACGGCTTCACAGTTCCTCAGATTAGTCCTCCATCTGTTGGCTCCAAGAGTTTCAGACCTTTCTGA
- the LOC137745605 gene encoding uncharacterized protein — translation MGALAPFSQWIPADDILLKKAVEDGASLESLAKGAVHFSRRFTVRELQDRWYSLLYDPVVSEDASARMIEFESSTTTVPFDRTGNSKGKKCESGKRKAESVRSSYYAMRKRICNEPFHSMGLNFLVAPSNNNYDGNGDEPLYGNCMNGDPTSASFGLETSDMDAMQNLMDVGTDDTFHMLQNPDGNDFHMEQGNIHEDIMTWNESEVDEFNHPEGLPDCSLFNADDIGMKPLFTLDQINGNEGNMCTEFEGNKAFNSPVSNTVALFNNLEYSSPLPAMPVDVGLREHDICTSDSFELHENIDNKARTTENDAHIGMEVATEMPCCDFQSSAAPICNEGYLAELSNSLLNFTNEELMLVTADGKDVIDKSYYDGLSSLLLSSPKDDVLCEPTTIKTEPETSVAHVMDSMNPSSTYPGVVDDNRGSQNADEHIVCHSDTPMLSSSTASNYQNPELRDGFICCTLNTEDPEIPCNGDIFLPNRSSTSEGNKPISLSTSGFPVNKRNNHTGPCFMHKERKNLGEPHSTSQIKGSHFLQEKGRKSPLGNFGVKFELSDFPSEVASKNAGHVGEGLGQIDSANPSTSVQPGILKEGTRESISEKHLSYNSTEFHVENPDSGVIKKELDPSATIGDDISLHMEGMPTYIAEPQLNPDTSDQLGLFESDDDIPCYSDIEAMVLDMDLDPDDQDLCSSEEVSKYQDEDAKRRIIRLEQCAYSYLQRAIASHGAFAILYGRHSKHYIKKPEVVLGRATDDSVVDIDLGRDGRGNKISRKQAMINMDKDGSFHLKNLGKCSISVNSKEVAPGQSLSLSSSCLIEIRGMPFIFEMNQTRVKQYLESIPQ, via the exons ATGGGTGCTCTCGCTCCGTTCTCTCAGTGGATTCCCGCGGATGATATTCTGCTCAAGAAAGCTGTTGAG GATGGTGCTTCCTTGGAGTCACTTGCTAAAGGTGCAGTGCATTTTTCTCGAAGATTTACTGTTCGTGAACTGCAAGATCGGTGGTATTCTCTCCTGTATGATCCAGTAGTTTCTGAAGATGCTTCTGCTCGCATGATTGAGTTTGAGAGTTCCACAACAACTGTTCCATTTGACAGGACAGGAAattcaaagggaaaaaaatgtgAATCCGGGAAGAGAAAAGCTGAAAGTGTTCGTAGTAGTTACTATGCAATGCGTAAAAGGATTTGCAATGAGCCGTTTCATTCCATGGGCCTTAACTTTCTTGTTGCACCCAGTAATAACAACTATGATGGAAATGGAGATGAGCCTCTTTACGGAAATTGCATGAATGGAGATCCAACCTCAGCCTCTTTTGGCCTTGAGACATCAGATATGGATGCAATGCAAAATCTGATGGATGTCGGCACTGATGATACTTTTCATATGCTCCAGAACCCAGATGGGAATGATTTTCATATGGAACAAGGTAATATACATGAAGATATTATGACATGGAATGAATCTGAGGTGGATGAATTCAATCATCCGGAGGGATTGCCAGATTGCAGCCTGTTCAATGCCGATGACATAGGAATGAAACCTCTGTTTACACTTGATCAAATTAATGGCAACGAGGGAAACATGTGCACAGAGTTTGAAGGGAACAAGGCCTTTAATTCACCTGTTTCAAACACTGTTGCATTGTTTAACAACTTGGAGTATTCATCTCCACTTCCAGCTATGCCAGTTGATGTTGGTCTTAGAGAACATGATATATGCACCAGTGATTCTTTTGAACTTCATGAAAATATCGATAACAAGGCAAGAACAACAGAGAATGATGCTCATATTGGGATGGAGGTGGCCACTGAAATGCCATGCTGTGATTTCCAGAGTTCTGCAGCTCCTATTTGTAATGAAGGTTATTTGGCAGAATTGTCCAATTCGCTTTTAAACTTTACGAATGAGGAGCTCATGCTCGTGACTGCTGATGGAAAAGATGTGATTGATAAATCTTACTATGATGGCCTGAGCTCCCTTTTGTTGAGTTCACCGAAAGATGATGTTCTTTGTGAACCAACAACCATCAAAACTGAGCCAGAAACATCTGTAGCTCATGTTATGGACTCCATGAACCCATCTAGTACGTATCCTGGAGTGGTAGATGACAATAGAGGATCCCAAAATGCTGATGAACATATAGTCTGCCATTCAGACACTCCAATGCTATCATCTTCAACAGCTTCAAACTATCAAAATCCTGAATTGAGGGATGGATTTATCTGCTGCACATTAAACACCGAGGACCCAGAAATCCCATGCAATGGTGATATTTTTCTACCAAATCGTTCATCAACTTCTGAAGGGAATAAGCCAATATCTTTGTCCACTAGTGGTTTCCCTGTTAATAAGAGAAATAATCACACAGGGCCGTGCTTTATGCATAAAGAGCGAAAAAATCTTGGAGAACCTCATAGTACCTCTCAGATTAAAGGATCACATTTCTTACAAGAAAAGGGTCGAAAATCTCCACTAGGTAATTTCGGGGTGAAATTTGAGCTGTCTGATTTCCCCAGTGAGGTGGCATCTAAGAATGCAGGTCATGTTGGTGAAGGTCTGGGCCAAATTGATTCAGCCAATCCAAGTACAAGTGTTCAACCTGGAATCCTGAAGGAAGGCACTAGAGAGAGTATATCGGAAAAGCATCTCAGTTATAACTCAACTGAGTTTCATGTGGAGAACCCAGATTCTGGTGTCATTAAAAAGGAGCTTGATCCATCAGCTACAATTGGGGACGATATATCATTACATATGGAAGGGATGCCCACGTATATTGCTGAACCACAATTAAATCCCGATACATCGGATCAGCTGGGGCTTTTTGAGAGCGATGATGATATACCATGCTATTCGGATATAGAGGCAATG GTACTTGATATGGATTTGGACCCAGATGACCAGGATTTGTGTTCTAGTGAGGAAG TCTCAAAATATCAGGATGAGGACGCTAAGAGGAGAATCATAAGGCTGGAGCAGTGTGCTTATTCATATTTGCAAAGAGCCATTGCATCTCATGGAGCTTTTGCCATTTTGTATGGACGTCATTCTAAGCATTACATTAAGAAGCCCGAG GTTGTATTGGGTAGAGCAACAGACGATTCTGTTGTTGACATTGACTTGGGAAGAGACGGTCGTGGTAATAAGATCTCTCGGAAACAG GCAATGATAAATATGGATAAAGATGGATCCTTCCATCTGAAAAATCTTGGGAAGTGTTCAATCTCGGTAAATAGCAAGGAAGTAGCCCCTGGACAGAGTCTAAGCCTCAGTTCAAGTTGCTTGATTGAG ATACGGGGAATGCCATTCATATTTGAGATGAACCAAACACGCGTGAAGCAGTATTTGGAAAGCATCCCCCAATAG
- the LOC137719611 gene encoding protein EXPRESSION OF TERPENOIDS 1-like, whose product MASFFCLGGRDRSPNSRGKQEGENQSGRVGGVAAEAAAGGGGGNLFLYRSTGEAQAEIYNKGFEIWPSQYHPHQNLNYYSFGVDPSYNRRHLDNNNDGVSADDLSAGLRLTVMRGGGLGSSGGGINCQDCGNQAKKDCPHLRCRTCCKSRGFQCQTHVKSTWVPAAKRRERQEQFSALQQNRNQQQQQIQFRGENPKRQRDNSLACVRIPSDTSGLELNPFPPEVSSPAVFRCVKVSAMDDVDEQFAYQTAVNIGGHVFKGLLYDQGIDGQYYPSSGGGGESTSGGQGTSHDHHQDGGGSGGGGGHPHHHQQHNLVTVAAAGGTSGNPSTTLLDPSLFPAPLNAFMAGTQYFPPPRS is encoded by the exons ATGGCTAGCTTTTTTTGCTTAGGAGGGAGAGATCGAAGTCCGAACAGCCGCGGCAAACAAGAGGGAGAGAATCAGAGCGGAAGAGTGGGAGGAGTAGCAGCGGAAGCGGcggcaggaggaggaggagggaacTTGTTTTTGTACAGATCAACAGGCGAGGCGCAGGCCGAGATCTACAACAAGGGGTTTGAGATATGGCCGTCACAATACCATCcacaccaaaacttgaactacTACTCGTTTGGAGTGGATCCTAGCTACAACCGTAGACACTTGGACAACAATAACGACGGCGTTTCGGCGGATGATCTATCGGCAGGGTTGAGGCTGACGGTGATGAGGGGAGGAGGCTTAGGAAGCAGCGGCGGTGGCATAAACTGTCAAGACTGCGGGAACCAAGCGAAGAAAGACTGTCCGCACCTTAGGTGCCGGACCTGTTGCAAGAGCCGAGGGTTTCAGTGTCAAACACACGTGAAGAGCACTTGGGTTCCCGCCGCGAAACGACGGGAGCGGCAGGAACAATTCTCGGCCTTACAACAAAACCGAAATCAGCAACAACAGCAGATACAGTTTCGAGGTGAAAACCCCAAAAGGCAGAGAGATAACTCTCTTGCCTGCGTTCGTATTCCTTCCGACACGTCAG GGTTGGAGTTGAATCCATTTCCGCCAGAAGTGAGCTCACCGGCGGTGTTCCGCTGCGTAAAAGTAAGTGCAATGGACGATGTAGATGAGCAATTCGCGTATCAAACGGCTGTCAACATCGGAGGGCATGTGTTCAAGGGACTTCTGTACGATCAAGGCATCGATGGTCAGTATTACCCGAGTTCTGGAGGAGGAGGTGAGAGCACCTCGGGAGGTCAAGGTACCAGTCACGATCATCACCAAGACGGAGGAGGaagcggaggaggaggaggtcaTCCACATCATCATCAGCAACATAATCTTGTAACGGTCGCGGCTGCCGGCGGGACCTCTGGCAATCCGTCTACTACGTTGCTTGACCCTTCTCTCTTCCCAGCTCCACTCAATGCTTTCATGGCTGGTACGCAATACTTTCCGCCTCCCAGGTCTTAA